A genomic segment from Gammaproteobacteria bacterium encodes:
- the relA gene encoding GTP diphosphokinase, which produces MVSVADQQTGATSKDPLDAGRWLAALEPQRPPAEMAVIRRACELARGAHAGQFRANGDPYFQHSLAVAHILNGLGLDYETLSAALLHDVVEDTALSLADIESLFGPVIAGLVDGVTKMTVIQPTPDSSDPARRARGQTESLRKMLLAMVEDVRVVLIKLADRLHNMRTLAALTAAQQQRIAEETLNIYAPLANRLGIWQIKWELEDLAFRHLHPRTYKHIAAMVAERRVDRENYIARFMDLLSQKLAAAGIAAEVSGRPKHIYSIWRKMLRKGLDYHQIYDVRAVRILVGEVPDCYAALGVVHGLWQYLPGEFDDYIATPKENNYQSIHTAVLGPQGKTVEVQIRTRAMHEDCELGVAAHWRYKEGAAADPGFDRKISLLRQLLDWKDDLAASGGLGDDLQADLFEERVYVFTPRGDIIDLPRGATALDFAYHIHTELGHRCRGAKINGAMVPLTQSLSTGQRVEILTARRGHPSRDWLNPHLGYLKTSRARSKVQSWFKQQDFEANVAAGRAGLEKELHRLGLAAVNYEALAKGLHFGSSADLFAALGRGDIKTSQAIGVLQGPPAAPEPITPRPATGRDRSGRAANDVEILGVGNLLTHLARCCKPVAGDDVVGYITRGRGVTIHRRDCPNALRYANDSPERLIEVQWGGAGATYPVDIGITAYDRQGLLRDISAVLANEKVNVLAVHTESDRRENLARMSLTLEIAGLPELSRVLTKIGQLTNVVDVRRETA; this is translated from the coding sequence ATGGTTAGTGTCGCCGATCAACAAACGGGCGCCACCAGCAAAGATCCGCTCGATGCCGGTCGCTGGCTCGCCGCCTTGGAGCCGCAGCGGCCCCCCGCTGAAATGGCGGTGATACGGCGTGCCTGCGAGCTGGCCCGGGGGGCCCACGCCGGCCAGTTTCGCGCCAATGGCGATCCCTACTTTCAACACAGCCTCGCGGTCGCCCACATTCTGAACGGCCTCGGCCTGGATTACGAGACCCTCTCCGCTGCGTTGTTGCACGATGTGGTGGAAGACACGGCCCTGTCACTGGCGGACATCGAAAGCCTCTTCGGCCCGGTTATCGCCGGCCTGGTGGACGGGGTCACCAAGATGACCGTCATCCAACCCACCCCGGATTCCAGCGACCCTGCCAGAAGGGCGCGCGGCCAAACTGAATCTCTGCGCAAAATGCTGTTGGCGATGGTGGAGGACGTGCGGGTGGTGCTCATCAAGCTGGCCGACAGGCTGCACAATATGCGCACCCTGGCGGCGCTGACGGCGGCGCAACAACAACGCATCGCCGAGGAAACCCTCAATATCTACGCGCCGTTGGCCAATCGTCTGGGCATCTGGCAAATCAAATGGGAACTGGAGGACCTGGCCTTTCGCCACCTCCATCCGCGCACCTACAAGCACATTGCCGCCATGGTGGCGGAGCGGCGGGTGGACCGGGAGAACTACATCGCGCGGTTCATGGACTTGTTGTCTCAGAAACTGGCCGCCGCGGGCATCGCGGCGGAAGTCTCTGGGCGGCCCAAGCATATTTACAGTATTTGGCGAAAAATGCTCCGTAAGGGGCTGGATTATCATCAGATTTATGACGTTCGGGCCGTACGCATCCTGGTCGGGGAAGTGCCTGATTGTTATGCCGCCCTGGGTGTGGTCCACGGTCTGTGGCAATACCTGCCGGGGGAGTTTGACGATTACATCGCCACCCCTAAGGAAAACAACTACCAATCCATCCACACTGCGGTGCTGGGGCCGCAAGGCAAGACCGTGGAAGTGCAGATACGCACCCGCGCCATGCATGAGGATTGCGAACTGGGCGTGGCGGCGCACTGGCGCTACAAGGAAGGGGCTGCCGCGGATCCGGGTTTTGACCGCAAGATCAGCCTGTTGCGGCAGCTTCTGGACTGGAAGGATGATCTGGCTGCCAGCGGCGGCCTGGGCGATGATCTGCAAGCAGATTTGTTCGAGGAGCGGGTGTACGTCTTCACGCCCCGGGGCGATATCATCGATTTGCCCCGGGGCGCGACGGCTTTGGATTTCGCCTATCACATCCATACCGAGCTGGGGCACCGCTGCCGGGGCGCCAAAATCAACGGTGCCATGGTGCCCCTGACCCAGTCTCTCAGCACCGGCCAGCGGGTGGAAATCCTGACTGCGAGGCGGGGTCATCCCAGCCGGGACTGGTTGAATCCCCACCTGGGTTATCTCAAGACCTCCCGGGCCCGCTCCAAGGTGCAAAGCTGGTTCAAGCAGCAGGATTTCGAGGCCAACGTGGCGGCCGGGCGGGCGGGTCTGGAAAAAGAGCTCCATCGCCTGGGGCTCGCAGCGGTGAACTACGAGGCGCTGGCGAAGGGGCTGCATTTTGGCAGCAGTGCGGACTTGTTTGCGGCGCTGGGGCGGGGCGACATTAAAACCTCCCAGGCCATCGGCGTGTTGCAGGGGCCGCCCGCCGCGCCGGAACCGATCACCCCCAGGCCTGCCACCGGCCGGGACAGGTCCGGCCGGGCTGCCAATGACGTGGAAATTCTTGGCGTGGGAAATCTGCTCACCCATCTGGCCCGCTGCTGCAAACCCGTGGCGGGGGACGACGTGGTGGGTTACATCACCCGGGGGCGCGGGGTGACCATCCATCGGCGGGATTGTCCCAATGCGCTGCGTTATGCCAATGACAGCCCGGAACGCTTGATCGAAGTGCAATGGGGCGGTGCCGGTGCCACATATCCGGTGGATATCGGTATTACGGCTTATGACCGGCAGGGCTTGTTGCGGGACATCAGCGCGGTGCTGGCCAACGAAAAGGTGAATGTGCTTGCGGTACACACCGAGTCGGACCGGCGCGAGAACCTGGCGCGCATGAGCTTGACGCTGGAGATTGCCGGCTTGCCGGAGCTGAGCAGGGTTTTGACAAAAATCGGGCAATTGACAAACGTAGTGGATGTGAGAAGGGAAACGGCCTGA
- a CDS encoding sel1 repeat family protein, with protein MVCRSILGAFSGIVLLSVAAGAGADPYASAYEAAASGDYETAGILFTHLADRGDAQAQFNLALMYHGGLGVPRNEPEAVRLYHRAAYAGSVNAMEFLVVGYQEGWFGLPRDPKRAAYWSRALMKYQE; from the coding sequence ATGGTCTGCAGATCAATACTCGGTGCGTTCTCAGGGATTGTCTTGTTGAGCGTGGCAGCCGGCGCCGGCGCTGATCCTTACGCCAGCGCTTATGAAGCGGCTGCGAGCGGCGACTACGAAACGGCAGGCATACTCTTCACTCATCTTGCCGATCGCGGCGATGCCCAGGCTCAGTTCAATCTGGCCCTCATGTATCATGGTGGACTTGGCGTGCCCCGCAATGAGCCGGAAGCAGTGCGCCTCTATCATCGTGCCGCCTATGCCGGCTCTGTCAACGCCATGGAATTCCTGGTGGTGGGTTATCAAGAGGGGTGGTTCGGCCTGCCGCGCGACCCAAAGCGTGCCGCCTACTGGTCCCGGGCGCTCATGAAGTATCAGGAATAA
- a CDS encoding ATP-binding protein — MGLTALPPEQLRRRCDPAQFSFVTTAEVPDLDVFLGQDRAEEALRFGAEMAHPGYNVFVLGPPGRGRHTMVLSLLAERAAKKPTPGDWCYLNNFEDPQRPRAIALPAGTGRALREDIGRLVEELKAAVPAVFDSDEYRARVQEIEQALKDRQEQAMEEVGRAAREQGIELIRTPSGFAFAPAPQGEVLSAEEFEHLPKEQQQRITGHIAALEERLRAVIRQLPRWRKDYRDQIKALNREMAMAAAGAQINALRQQYADYPAVVAHFEALQEDVVEHVDDFRQAEGGGGGRAVADGWEQLERRYSVNVLVDRSGAQGGVVVYEDNPSYQNLLGRLEHLAMMGTLVTDFTLIRSGALHRANGGCLIVDAHKLLTQPFAWEGLKRALRSRELRLESTERLVGLISTVSLEPEPIPLDVKVVLVGERHLYYLLSEYDPEFAELFKVAADFEDSLDATPEGVRQYARMLATMARRDGLRPLDRQAVARVIEYSSRWQDDSEKLSTHLRAVGDLLREADYQAAKAGAPACGEAHVERAVAAQTRRADRVRQRIQEDIRRGSLLLDTAGEIVGQVNGLSVMELGGFSFGIPHRITARVRLGEGEVVDIEREVELGGAFHSKGVLILAGFIGGRYAQDIPLALSASLVFEQSYHYVEGDSASSAELYALLSALAGVPVRQSLAVTGSVNQRGQVQAIGGVNDKIEGFFDVCRERGLSGEQGVLIPAANVPHLMLRRDVVDAVAEGRFHVYAVETVDQGIELLTGMAAGARGGQGLYPADSINGRVFARLKTWAELRHSYGEHHDKDKDSP, encoded by the coding sequence ATGGGCCTCACTGCACTGCCGCCTGAGCAACTCCGCCGGCGCTGCGATCCTGCGCAGTTCTCTTTTGTCACCACTGCCGAGGTGCCCGACCTCGATGTGTTTCTGGGTCAGGACCGGGCCGAGGAGGCCTTGCGTTTTGGCGCCGAAATGGCACATCCAGGCTACAACGTTTTTGTTCTCGGCCCCCCCGGCAGGGGGCGTCATACCATGGTCCTCTCCCTCCTGGCCGAGCGGGCCGCGAAAAAGCCCACCCCCGGTGACTGGTGCTACCTCAACAACTTTGAGGACCCGCAGCGGCCCCGCGCCATTGCGCTGCCGGCCGGCACGGGCCGTGCTCTGCGCGAGGACATCGGCCGCCTGGTGGAAGAACTCAAAGCCGCGGTGCCAGCGGTGTTTGACAGCGACGAGTACCGCGCCCGGGTGCAGGAGATTGAGCAGGCGCTCAAAGACCGCCAGGAGCAGGCCATGGAAGAGGTGGGCCGGGCGGCCCGTGAACAAGGCATAGAACTGATACGCACCCCGTCCGGTTTTGCCTTCGCGCCGGCCCCGCAGGGAGAGGTGCTGAGCGCGGAAGAATTTGAGCATCTTCCCAAGGAACAGCAGCAGCGCATTACCGGGCACATTGCCGCCCTGGAAGAGCGCTTGCGCGCCGTCATCCGCCAGCTGCCGCGCTGGCGCAAGGACTACCGGGATCAGATCAAAGCTCTCAACCGGGAGATGGCCATGGCCGCTGCCGGGGCCCAAATCAATGCCTTGCGCCAGCAGTACGCTGACTATCCCGCCGTCGTGGCCCATTTTGAAGCGCTGCAAGAAGACGTGGTGGAGCACGTGGATGATTTCCGCCAGGCGGAGGGCGGGGGTGGCGGCAGGGCCGTGGCCGACGGCTGGGAGCAGCTTGAGCGCCGCTACAGCGTCAACGTGCTGGTGGACCGCAGCGGGGCCCAGGGCGGCGTGGTGGTGTACGAGGACAATCCCAGCTACCAGAATCTGCTCGGGCGCCTGGAGCATCTGGCCATGATGGGCACCCTGGTGACCGATTTCACCCTGATTCGCTCCGGCGCCCTGCATCGTGCCAACGGCGGTTGCCTCATTGTGGATGCTCACAAACTGCTCACCCAGCCTTTCGCCTGGGAAGGCCTGAAACGGGCGCTGCGCAGCCGCGAGCTGCGGCTGGAATCCACGGAACGGCTGGTGGGGCTGATCAGCACCGTTTCCCTGGAGCCCGAGCCCATTCCCCTGGATGTCAAGGTGGTGTTGGTGGGGGAACGCCACCTCTATTATCTGCTCAGCGAATACGATCCGGAATTCGCCGAGCTGTTCAAAGTGGCGGCGGATTTTGAAGACAGCCTGGACGCCACTCCGGAGGGCGTCCGGCAATACGCCCGGATGCTGGCCACCATGGCCCGTCGGGACGGCCTGCGTCCCCTGGACCGGCAGGCGGTCGCACGGGTCATCGAATACAGCAGCCGTTGGCAGGATGACAGCGAAAAACTGTCCACCCACCTGCGGGCCGTGGGCGACCTGCTCCGCGAGGCCGATTACCAGGCCGCCAAGGCCGGCGCCCCGGCCTGTGGTGAGGCCCATGTGGAACGGGCGGTGGCTGCCCAGACACGGCGCGCGGACCGTGTCCGCCAGCGCATCCAGGAAGACATCCGGCGGGGATCGCTGTTGCTGGACACCGCAGGCGAGATTGTGGGTCAGGTCAACGGCCTGTCCGTCATGGAGTTGGGCGGTTTCAGTTTCGGTATCCCCCACCGAATTACCGCCCGCGTTCGTCTTGGCGAGGGCGAAGTGGTGGATATCGAGCGGGAGGTGGAACTGGGTGGGGCCTTCCATTCCAAGGGCGTCCTGATTCTGGCCGGTTTCATCGGTGGCCGGTATGCCCAGGACATCCCCCTGGCCTTGTCGGCCAGTTTGGTGTTCGAGCAGTCCTATCACTACGTGGAGGGCGACAGTGCCTCCTCCGCCGAACTATACGCCCTGCTTTCCGCTCTCGCCGGCGTGCCCGTGCGCCAGTCGTTGGCGGTGACCGGTTCGGTCAACCAGCGCGGCCAGGTTCAGGCCATCGGCGGTGTGAATGACAAGATAGAAGGCTTCTTCGATGTGTGCCGCGAGCGCGGCCTCAGCGGTGAGCAGGGCGTGTTGATTCCCGCTGCCAATGTTCCTCACCTCATGCTGCGCCGGGATGTGGTGGATGCCGTTGCCGAGGGCCGGTTCCACGTTTATGCGGTGGAGACGGTCGACCAAGGCATCGAGCTGTTGACCGGCATGGCGGCCGGCGCGCGCGGTGGGCAGGGCCTCTACCCCGCCGACAGCATCAACGGGCGGGTGTTCGCGCGGCTGAAAACTTGGGCGGAACTGCGCCACAGCTATGGCGAGCATCACGACAAAGACAAGGACAGCCCATGA
- a CDS encoding Rsd/AlgQ family anti-sigma factor: MLQESRPADDRRVRSVAIVNKLLGSRTEVLTLYNRLVGQRPYAKPGVVAPLLQQFCQALVDYTAHAHFQIYRHFSEKRERRQAVLKVANDIYPQILGITQTILDFNDQYDCEDHCDSLGNLDRDLSLLGEKLADLIELEDRLIAVFVGRGA, translated from the coding sequence ATGCTGCAAGAAAGTCGTCCCGCCGATGATCGGCGTGTCCGTTCCGTCGCCATAGTCAACAAGCTGCTGGGCTCCCGCACCGAGGTGCTCACACTGTACAACCGGCTGGTGGGCCAGCGGCCCTATGCCAAGCCCGGCGTCGTCGCCCCCCTGCTCCAGCAGTTCTGCCAGGCCCTGGTGGATTACACCGCCCACGCTCATTTTCAGATTTACCGCCATTTTTCCGAGAAACGGGAAAGGCGTCAGGCGGTGCTCAAAGTGGCCAACGACATCTATCCCCAGATTCTGGGTATCACCCAGACTATTCTTGACTTCAATGACCAGTACGATTGTGAGGATCACTGCGACAGCCTGGGGAACCTCGACCGGGATCTTTCTTTGCTGGGGGAGAAGCTTGCCGATCTCATTGAGCTGGAAGACCGCCTTATCGCCGTATTTGTGGGTCGGGGCGCTTAA